Proteins encoded in a region of the Mercenaria mercenaria strain notata chromosome 1, MADL_Memer_1, whole genome shotgun sequence genome:
- the LOC128556778 gene encoding chitin deacetylase 7-like isoform X2, which yields MMQLLCLLLSALIGLSVQQCDPKTCFIPNCRCYNDRSPPGGLTMSETPQIVMVSFEGTINTENIKSYRPIFSGVTNPNNCPARGTFFIEDSGTDYEIVKELSDDGHEIGITSVDGNAPTTPDGWIDMIKKMLSQLVGYGIDVKNVKGVRALPGGDYELTGISRNEMLYDSSCSNAGLSTAGTLTWPYTFDYMPTARCDNGKEPTSRFPGKWEVPVADLHDISGEKLPCPVPTACRNITTKKDAFDLFFKAFSDHYNGNRTPFLMIVDTAWASKQDLRDGTTEFLQYIRTAFGENVWIVPILRALQWIQTPVPIAKLTTFAPWQC from the exons ATGATGCAGCTTTTGTGTCTGTTATTGTCGGCGCTTATCGGACTCAGTGTACAGCAGTGTGATCCAAAAACATGCTTCATACCAAACTGCCGCTGTTACAACGATCGCTCACCTCCAGGCGGTCTTACG ATGTCTGAAACTCCGCAGATTGTGATGGTATCATTTGAAGGTACAATAAATACGGAGAATATCAAATCCTACCGACCTATCTTTTCTGGCGTAACGAATCCAAACAATTGTCCGGCAAGGGGAACATTCTTTATAGAAGATTCCGGTACTGATTACGAGATCGTCAAGGAACTGAGTGATGATGGTCACGAAATAGGGATTACATCAGTCGATGGGAATGCCCCGACTACACCTGATGGATGGATAGATATGATAAAAA AGATGCTATCTCAGCTGGTAGGGTATGGAATTGATGTGAAAAATGTGAAAGGAGTAAGGGCACTGCCGGGAGGAGATTACGAGTTAActg GTATTAGCAGAAACGAAATGTTATATGATTCGTCATGTTCTAACGCTGGATTGTCAACCGCAGGCACGCTTACCTGGCCGTATACATTTGACTACATGCCAACAGCTAGATGCGATAACGGAAAGGAACCGACTTCTCGGTTCCCAG GGAAATGGGAAGTACCAGTTGCTGATCTGCATGATATTAGTGGAGAAAAACTACCATGCCCTGTACCAACAGCCTGCCGAAACATAACAACAAAAAAGGATGCATTTGACCTCTTTTTTAAGGC GTTTTCTGATCATTATAATGGCAATCGAACTCCTTTTCTGATGATTGTTGACACGGCATGGGCAAGCAAGCAAGATTTGAGGGACGGAACGACCGAGTTTCTCCAGTATATTAGAACAGCATTTGGG GAAAACGTTTGGATAGTTCCAATTCTGAGGGCTCTACAGTGGATTCAAACGCCAGTTCCAATTGCCAAATTGACTACCTTCGCACCGTGGCAGTGTTGA
- the LOC128556778 gene encoding chitin deacetylase 7-like isoform X1, translated as MRHQETILSFILPVACSRIGRSFISSSTTAVYGVLISTRLQQFRHSMMQLLCLLLSALIGLSVQQCDPKTCFIPNCRCYNDRSPPGGLTMSETPQIVMVSFEGTINTENIKSYRPIFSGVTNPNNCPARGTFFIEDSGTDYEIVKELSDDGHEIGITSVDGNAPTTPDGWIDMIKKMLSQLVGYGIDVKNVKGVRALPGGDYELTGISRNEMLYDSSCSNAGLSTAGTLTWPYTFDYMPTARCDNGKEPTSRFPGKWEVPVADLHDISGEKLPCPVPTACRNITTKKDAFDLFFKAFSDHYNGNRTPFLMIVDTAWASKQDLRDGTTEFLQYIRTAFGENVWIVPILRALQWIQTPVPIAKLTTFAPWQC; from the exons ATGAGACATCAAGAaactattttatcatttattcttCCTGTTGCCTGTTCGCGCATTGGTCGATCTTTCATATCGTCCAGCACAACAGCGGTGTACGGAGTGTTAATTAGCACTCGGTTACAG CAATTCAGACATTCCATGATGCAGCTTTTGTGTCTGTTATTGTCGGCGCTTATCGGACTCAGTGTACAGCAGTGTGATCCAAAAACATGCTTCATACCAAACTGCCGCTGTTACAACGATCGCTCACCTCCAGGCGGTCTTACG ATGTCTGAAACTCCGCAGATTGTGATGGTATCATTTGAAGGTACAATAAATACGGAGAATATCAAATCCTACCGACCTATCTTTTCTGGCGTAACGAATCCAAACAATTGTCCGGCAAGGGGAACATTCTTTATAGAAGATTCCGGTACTGATTACGAGATCGTCAAGGAACTGAGTGATGATGGTCACGAAATAGGGATTACATCAGTCGATGGGAATGCCCCGACTACACCTGATGGATGGATAGATATGATAAAAA AGATGCTATCTCAGCTGGTAGGGTATGGAATTGATGTGAAAAATGTGAAAGGAGTAAGGGCACTGCCGGGAGGAGATTACGAGTTAActg GTATTAGCAGAAACGAAATGTTATATGATTCGTCATGTTCTAACGCTGGATTGTCAACCGCAGGCACGCTTACCTGGCCGTATACATTTGACTACATGCCAACAGCTAGATGCGATAACGGAAAGGAACCGACTTCTCGGTTCCCAG GGAAATGGGAAGTACCAGTTGCTGATCTGCATGATATTAGTGGAGAAAAACTACCATGCCCTGTACCAACAGCCTGCCGAAACATAACAACAAAAAAGGATGCATTTGACCTCTTTTTTAAGGC GTTTTCTGATCATTATAATGGCAATCGAACTCCTTTTCTGATGATTGTTGACACGGCATGGGCAAGCAAGCAAGATTTGAGGGACGGAACGACCGAGTTTCTCCAGTATATTAGAACAGCATTTGGG GAAAACGTTTGGATAGTTCCAATTCTGAGGGCTCTACAGTGGATTCAAACGCCAGTTCCAATTGCCAAATTGACTACCTTCGCACCGTGGCAGTGTTGA